From the Solanum pennellii chromosome 4, SPENNV200 genome, one window contains:
- the LOC107016371 gene encoding deoxyuridine 5'-triphosphate nucleotidohydrolase-like, with the protein MAEEKKFTNFAVQNGSVDICEVIKSYIPFLNVRRLSENATLPKRMFPHSAAYDIFSAREVMVPARGKAKVATDLSIDLPPGTYGRVAARSSLSWHRSIDVGGGVVDLDKNPVFVILFNHSDVDFEVKVGDNIAQLVIELHAIPEIVEVYQ; encoded by the exons ATGGCAGAGGAAAAGAAGTTCACAAATTTTGCAGTCCAAAATGGATCAGTTGATATTTGTGAAGTCATAAAGAGTTATATACCATTCTTGAATGTGAGAAGATTATCAGAAAATGCCACTTTGCCCAAAAGAATGTTCCCTCATTCTGCAGCTTATGATATTTTCAG TGCAAGGGAGGTTATGGTGCCAGCACGAGGCAAGGCAAAAGTTGCCACTGACTTAAGCATAGACTTACCTCCAGGAACCTATGGTCGTGTCG CTGCAAGATCAAGTTTGTCTTGGCATCGTTCCATTGATGTTGGAGGTGGTGTGGTTGATTTAGACAAAAATCCTGTTTTCGTGATACTGTTCAACCATTCTGATGTTGATTTCGAGGTGAAAGTTGGCGATAACATAGCACAGCTAGTCATTGAGCTCCATGCTATACCTGAGATTGTTGAGGTTTATCAATAA
- the LOC107018030 gene encoding glucan endo-1,3-beta-glucosidase 7, with amino-acid sequence MLCFCTLYFKKLSLFILLLHQSFFSIKLTSMANSFHNSSFFLLLCFLHFVLVAKSQSFIGINYGQVADNLPAPEATAKLLQSTSIQKVRLYGSDPAIIKALANTGIGIMIGVANGDIPAMASDPNFAKGWLSSNVLPFYPASEIIVINVGNEVMSSNDQNLMTNLLPAMQNLQKALNDVSIGGKVKVSTVHSMAVMKQSDPPSSGNFDPNIGDLLKGLLEFNKATGSPFAINPYPFFAYQSDPRPDTLAFCLFQPNAGRVDAGTKIKYTNMFDAQVDAIRAALNAMGFKEVEIVIAETGWPYKGDSNEVGPSIENAKAYNGNLIAHLRSMVGTPLMPGKSVDTYLFAIYDEDLKPGPTSERSFGLFKPDLTMSYDIGLSKANNQVPTPKTPVSPSPNASPKAPVSLSPNPAPKAPVTPTLVPTPNTTVTPPSPKTEKSVKAGVSDSQLQANINVGMLVLSQILWYPMLHMR; translated from the exons ATGCTCTGTTTTTGTACTTTGTACTTCAAAAAGCTATCTCTATTTATACTTCTTCTCCATCAATcatttttctccatcaaattaACATCCATGGCTAATTCGTTTCATAATTCATCCTTCTTCCTACTTCTCTGTTTCTTGCATTTCGTACTCGTCGCCA AATCGCAGTCATTTATTGGTATAAATTATGGCCAAGTTGCGGATAATCTACCGGCACCGGAGGCAACAGCCAAGTTACTACAATCAACTTCAATTCAAAAAGTCCGGTTATACGGATCCGACCCGGCAATTATCAAAGCTTTAGCAAATACCGGTATCGGAATCATGATCGGAGTAGCCAACGGTGATATTCCGGCGATGGCATCAGACCCGAACTTTGCTAAAGGATGGCTGAGTTCAAACGTGCTTCCGTTTTATCCGGCGAGTGAAATTATTGTAATTAACGTCGGAAATGAGGTTATGTCTTCAAATGATCAGAATCTGATGACGAATTTGTTGCCGGCGATGCAAAATTTACAAAAAGCCCTAAATGATGTTTCAATTGGAGGGAAAGTTAAGGTGTCGACGGTTCATTCTATGGCGGTTATGAAGCAATCGGATCCTCCGTCTTCTGGAAATTTCGACCCGAATATTGGGGATTTGTTGAAAGGATTGTTGGAGTTCAATAAAGCTACTGGTTCTCCTTTCGCCATTAATCCTTATCCGTTTTTCGCTTATCAGAGTGATCCTAGACCTGATACTTTAGCTTTTTGCTTGTTTCAACCTAATGCTGGTCGAGTTGATGCTGGCACCAAGATTAAGTACACCAACATGTTCGATGCTCAG GTGGATGCAATAAGAGCAGCGCTTAACGCTATGGGATTCAAGGAAGTAGAGATTGTGATTGCGGAAACAGGGTGGCCTTATAAGGGAGACAGCAATGAAGTTGGTCCAAGTATTGAGAATGCAAAGGCTTACAATGGCAATTTGATTGCTCACTTGAGGTCAATGGTTGGTACTCCTTTGATGCCTGGCAAATCAGTAGATACCTATCTCTTTGCCATATATGATGAGGATCTCAAACCAGGACCAACTTCTGAGCGATCCTTTGGACTTTTTAAGCCTGATTTAACCATGAGTTATGATATTGGACTTTCTAAAGCCAACAACCAG GTTCCAAcaccaaaaactccggtgtctCCCTCGCCAAATGCATCCCCAAAAGCTCCTGTGTCTCTGTCACCAAATCCAGCACCAAAAGCTCCGGTGACTCCCACACTGGTTCCAACGCCAAACACCACAGTGACTCCCCCGTCACCAAAGACAGAGAAAAGTGTCAAGGCAGGTGTATCAGATTCTCAATTGCAAGCAAATATCAACGTAGGGATGCTTGTTTTGAGCCAAATACTGTGGTACCCCATGCTGCATATGCGATAA
- the LOC107016043 gene encoding uncharacterized protein LOC107016043, with translation MFSPKKTLLHSKTEGKIMSGKSDFAQKLLHDLKLRKERVAAAQNSGYSYSTPRDARANSGQTYRGSRQTKTLESVNSKVGSTSNRSFRVEDSSGQIVTYGTGRVRTSEKVGDLSMALAFAIESGGKFTKMDSGSSRNPVLTFLHQFSQRSMDISKTDRRTYHIPNSQFPSVSQVHINEVSKGIQKLNEILKACSNGLNFDRNSIEVGQELLKGAMDLEESLRMLVNLQEASDHMIKPQNKNRITLLDEDEDEDAKIVDQKQLDLPRFSFDKPSKNSYVAKGIGKNDIKQRLMDLTYPDQTPKLQEKQPLSTNKSMSHKRSASCAPDFRNLDQKNQLKGTKSGSEKGRISNVIAKLMGLDELPQKEDNKASRKGSDPKKKQEPVLMRSAGFIGTRDAENRSSLNVDKNMISDKLPVQDAKFMRKAEINRASPSRNNDMDSSGRVQQQEERSIAVNKDTGTVPSGLPMINNMMDKPHSKNIQLNQVNFQQKQKEQNQTSVKGKIIKTVEIKETISQTKKLQTLRVPPIDIVLQEDTIQKETDKFPLSNEQKALAKDEVHHMQKLKKSERQDEKLQAGKKEKLPSNKTMQARRHKANQVETITSPKSRSSAASLKKKQSSRNQSILGTKNSTKSKNGAPAKDSSNGINQAFAKHRNSSTFVGIMQSSENKNTDQNVLSKEVLSRSEKLNNISQSSKQEKPVNLPSTDRMDHHNKIHRTETSPKIDELSPTLQDTELQKDDKSCSGGAEQSTESQTREANADNIGSNEPDVSMEILDFQTELLGKIENSTSCNTIMEKECDNLTDSGTVISNENHQEKTPQEVEISMDLKVREDRPQILQATDQFNGIHQEASQNSKLFNDEQNKSFPAKFTGKGGIKISNVVRNDQETTLALVVQEPLTVPEKHFKESVIKNQLFLNTAEALFKLNIPISILHASDQNDQGEDVKLMIDCGYEIMKRKAIRQEQAVHPYATISIGYTKTRSLDNLIKQLCNDFDTLKSYGGNGNMSDERDEADYLHNMIGKDMSNRNPDVNSMWDSGWSTEQIMFSFLEKDDVVKDVEKHLLNGLINEITMDLLRIAISV, from the exons ATGTTTAGTCCAAAAAAAACTCTGTTACATAGTAAAACAGAGGGAAAAATTATGTCAGGGAAGTCGGATTTCGCGCAGAAACTGCTGCATGATCTTAAGCTTCGTAAGGAACGAGTGGCTGCTGCTCAAAATTCAGGCTATTCATACTCCACGCCTAGAG ATGCTCGTGCTAATTCGGGACAAACTTACAGAGGATCTCGACAGACAAAAACTTTAGAATCC GTTAATTCAAAAGTAGGTAGTACCAGCAACAGATCATTTCGTGTTGAAGATTCTTCAGGACAGATTGTTACCTATGGTACTGGGAGAGTCCGGACTTCTGAGAAAGTGGGAGATCTTTCCATGGCCCTCGCTTTTGCTATTGAAAGCGGAGGAAAGTTCACTAAAATGGACTCGGGCTCAAGCAGAAATCCTGTGCTAACATTTCTTCATCAATTCAGTCAGAGATCAATGGATATAAGTAAGACAGATAGGAGAACGTATCATATTCCGAATAGTCAGTTCCCTTCTGTCTCTCAAGTTCACATCAACGAAGTGTCAAAAGGGATACAAAAACTAAACGAGATTCTGAAAGCCTGTTCCAATGGCCTGAATTTCGATAGGAACTCAATTGAAGTTGGTCAGGAGTTGTTGAAAGGAGCTATGGATTTGGAAGAGTCCCTGAGGATGCTCGTAAATCTCCAGGAAGCTTCGGATCATATGATCAAGCCTCAAAACAAAAACAGGATCACATTACTCGAcgaggatgaggatgaggatgcCAAGATAGTTGATCAGAAGCAACTAGACTTGCCAAGATTTTCATTTGATAAGCCCTCGAAAAACTCATATGTCGCCAAAGGGATAGGAAAAAATGACATCAAACAGCGGCTCATGGATCTGACTTACCCTGATCAAACTCCTAAACTGCAAGAAAAGCAACCTCTCAGCACAAACAAGTCGATGTCCCATAAAAGATCAGCTAGTTGTGCTCCAGACTTCAGAAATCTGGACCagaagaaccagttgaaaggaACAAAATCTGGATCAGAGAAAGGAAGAATTTCTAATGTCATTGCAAAACTAATGGGACTCGATGAACTCCCACAGAAGGAAGATAACAAGGCATCAAGGAAAGGATCAGATCCCAAAAAGAAGCAAGAGCCAGTACTAATGAGAAGTGCAGGTTTTATTGGCACCCGGGACGCTGAGAACAGGTCATCTCTTAATGTTGACAAAAACATGATAAGTGATAAACTACCAGTTCAGGATGCAAAATTCATGCGTAAAGCTGAGATTAACCGTGCATCTCCAAGCAGGAACAATGATATGGATTCTTCTGGTAGAGTTCAACAACAGGAGGAGCGGAGTATAGCGGTCAACAAAGATACAGGAACAGTGCCCTCAGGCTTGCCAATGATCAACAACATGATGGATAAGCCACATAGCAAAAACATCCAACTAAATCAAGTTAATTTCCAACAGAAACAGAAAGAACAAAACCAGACAAGTGTTAAGGGGAAAATCATAAAAACAGTCGAAATCAAGGAGACTATCTCTCAGACAAAAAAGCTACAAACATTGAGGGTGCCTCCAATCGATATTGTGTTACAAGAAGATACAATTCAGAAAGAAACAGACAAATTTCCTTTGAGCAATGAACAGAAGGCCTTAGCTAAGGATGAAGTGCATCACATGCAGAAGCTTAAAAAATCCGAGAGACAAGATGAGAAGCTTCAAGCAGGTAAAAAAGAGAAGTTACCCTCAAACAAAACTATGCAGGCAAGGAGACACAAAGCAAATCAAGTGGAAACCATAACTTCACCAAAATCAAGGAGCAGTGCAGCAAGTTTAAAGAAGAAGCAGTCTTCTCGGAACCAATCCATTCTTGGTACGAAAAATTCTACCAAGTCCAAAAATGGAGCACCTGCaaaagattcttcaaatggAATAAATCAAGCTTTTGCCAAGCACCGGAACTCTTCTACCTTTGTAGGGATCATGCAAAGCAGCGAGAACAAAAATACCGATCAAAATGTGTTGTCAAAGGAAGTATTGTCTCGATCAGAGAAGCTAAACAACATCAGTCAATCATCCAAGCAAGAGAAGCCAGTCAATCTGCCATCCACAGATAGGATGGATCATCATAACAAAATTCATAGAACTGAGACCTCTCCGAAAATAGATGAGTTATCCCCAACTTTGCAAGACACAGAGCTGCAGAAGGATGACAAAAGCTGCTCTGGTGGAGCAGAACAGTCAACTGAAAGCCAGACAAGAGAAGCAAATGCAGACAACATAGGATCTAATGAGCCAGATGTGAGCATGGAGATACTCGACTTCCAAACCGAGCTACTTGGTAAAATAGAGAACAGTACCTCCTGCAACACAATTATGGAAAAGGAATGTGACAACCTGACAGATTCTGGAACtgtgatttcaaatgaaaat CATCAAGAAAAAACGCCACAAGAAGTTGAAATATCCATGGACCTGAAAGTCAGAGAAGATAGGCCACAGATATTACAAGCTACAGACCAATTTAATG GGATTCATCAAGAAGCCTCACAGAACAGTAAACTTTTCAATGATGAACAAAATAAAAGTTTTCCTGCCAAATTTACAG GAAAAGGAGGTATAAAAATCTCCAATGTTGTTAGAAATGATCAAGAAACAACTCTTGCATTAGTGGTACAAGAACCATTAACAGTTCCTGAAAAGCACTTCAAGGAGTCGGTTATTAAAAATCAACTATTTCTAAACACAGCAGAGGCGCTTTTCAAGCTCAACATACCAATCAGCATTCTCCATGCCAGTGATCAAAACGACCAAGGGGAAGACGTTAAGCTTATGATAGACTGCGGCTATGAGATAATGAAAAGGAAAGCGATAAGACAGGAGCAAGCAGTCCATCCGTATGCCACAATATCCATAGGATATACAAAGACAAGGTCTTTGGACAATCTTATCAAGCAACTCTGCAATGATTTTGACACATTAAAGTCTTATGGAGGCAATGGAAATATGAGTGATGAACGCGATGAAGCAGACTACTTGCATAACATGATCGGTAAAGATATGTCGAACAGAAATCCAGATGTTAACTCCATGTGGGATTCTGGATGGAGTACTGAACAAATAATGTTTAGTTTTCTTGAAAAGGATGATGTCGTAAAGGATGTGGAGAAGCATTTGCTCAATGGACTCATCAACGAGATCACAATGGATTTATTACGAATAGCCATTTCAGTTTGA